In the Schaalia hyovaginalis genome, ATGCGCCAGACCGCGACCGGCGCCCTCGCGGCGGGCCTCCTCGGCGGCATCTCCGAGCCTTCGCTCTACGGCATCCACCTGCGCTTCAAGAGGATCTACCCGCTCATGCTCATCGGCTGCTTCGCGGGCGGCCTCGCTATCGCGATCCTCGGCCTGCCGAGCGGAGGCGTCACCACCGGCGCCTTCGCCTTCACCTCACTCCTCACGATTTCCGTCTTCGACCCGATGTGGGTGTACGCGATCGCGATCGGCGTCGCCTTCTTCACCGCCTTCGCCCTCGTCGCGATCTTCGACTACCGCACCGCCGAGCAGAAGGCCCCCGCCGCCGCGCTCAGCACGAGCGCCCCCGCGGCCGCAGCCGTCGCCGAGGACGAGGGCGGGGCCGGCGCACCCGAAGAGGCCGAGCCGCTCGAGCCGACCACCGCCCTCCTCGCCCCCGTGCCCGGACGGGTTATCTCGCTCGCCGAGTCCGGCGACAAGGTCTTCGCCTCGGGCGCCCTCGGCGCGGGTGTCGCCATCGTCCCGAGCTCGGGGACGATCGTCGCCCCCGTGAGCGGCGTACTCGCGACCGTCGCGAAGACCGGGCACGCCTTCGGGATCAAGACCGCCGACGGCGTCGAGATCCTCGTTCACGTCGGCATCGACACCGTCCAGATGGACGGCGACGGATTCGACGTCAAGGTCGTCAAGAAGCAGGAGGTCTTTGCCGGAGAGGTCCTCGTCGAGGTCGACCTCGCGAAGATCGAACAGGCCGGATACGCGACCACTACGCTGATGACAGTGACGAACACGAAGGCGATGCGGACCGTCACGCCCCTCGTCGGCTCCACCGTCGAGGCCTGTGACCCCGTCATCGACATCCAACGCTGACCGCCCCGCCGAAGCGCCCGGAAAGGAGGATCACGTCATGGAGCTGCTCCGCGTCTTCAACAACAACGTCGTGCTTGCGCGCCGCGGCGACGGCGTCGATGTGATCCTCACCGGGCGCGGCCTCGGATTCCAGGCCAAAGCCGGTGCGCCCGTCGACGAGTCGAAGATCGTCAAGGTCTTCGTCCCCGCCGACGGGCGCGACCCCGACCACATGGGTCAGCTCCTTGCGGACATCCCGCCCGAACACATCCAGATGGTCGTGGCCGCGATGCGCGAAGCCGGGATCCCCGACGCGCAGAGCCCGACACTCGTCCTCGCCCTCGCCGATCACCTCGGCTTCGCCCTCGCACGCGCGCGGGCCGGCCAGATCGTCGAGTACCCGCTCACAGGCGAGGTCGTCAACCTCTACCCGGATGAGTACGCGAAGGCGGACGCCCTTCGCAGGGCCCTCGGCGCCCGCGCGGACGTCGGCCTCCCCGAGGCCGAGACCACAGCCTTCACCCTCCATCTCGTCAACGCGGGCTTCGCGAGCGGCGACCTGTCCTGGACCTACACGATGACTGGCGTCATCCAGCAGATCCTCGAGATCGCCGAGACCGGGCTCGGCCTCGCCGTCGACCCCGCGTCGATCAGCGCCGGGCGCTTCATCACGCACCTGCGCTACCTCTTCGTGAGGATCCGGAGGGAGGATCAGCTCTGCGACCACACCCTCGCAGTCGTCCAGTCGATCGTCGACTCCTACCCCCGCGAGCACGACTGCGCGCGGACGATCGCCCGGCTCATCGAACTCCGCCTCGGCACCGCCTTGTCGGACGACGAGATCGCCTACCTGACGCTCCACCTGGCCCGACTGTCCGGGCCCGAGCACAGGACCTGAGACCGGCCCCTCAGGCTGAAGACTGAAACGGCGCCCCGACGTCCTTCCGGATCGTCGGGGCGCCGCCGTTCCTGCGTCCTGTGAGCGCCTCGCCGATCAGGCGTCGACGCCCTGCGCGGCGATCTGGCGGCGCGCCACGTCGATGCGTTCGCGCAGAATGCGGATGAGGGCCTGGGAGACCTGCGGGTGGGCGGCGATCCACTCCTCGCCCGCCGCGACCACGTCGACGCCCTGCGCATAGCCCGCGATGAGCGAGGGGAACATGAGGGTCACGAGGTCTTCGGCGATGTGGAAGGTGTAATCGGACCAGACGCGCTCGAGCGATTCGAAGTACTCGGGGACGAAGGCCGCGTAGGCCTCAGGAGCGGTGCGCGCCTGGGCCCAGAAGCCCGAGATCATCGCCCAACGGGTGTCGTTCGGGATCGACTGATCCGTCATGACCGCATCGAAGGTGGAGCGCCTGACCGACTCGTCCATGACGGCCGCGCGCGCCGCGGCGGCGTTCTGACGGCCGGTCATCGTCCCGTCCTCGGCCTCCAGAGCGGCGATCTCAGCCTCGCCGGCGACGCCGCCGCGGACGAGCGCGGTGAGCAGCGTCCACCGGCAGTCGAGGTCGAGATCGAGGCCGTCGAGGGTTTCCTCGCCCGTGTAGAGGCGGCGGATCGTCTCGAAGTGCTCGGGCGCTGAAGCGGAACGCGCTGCGGCGCGCACGAGCATCGTCTGGGCGTCGGAGCCGGAGGGGGCGGTGTGCGCGAGCAGGAGCAGGCGAGCGGCGACGTCGTTCAGCGCCCGGGCGCGGGCCGAGGGCGCGACGAAGGTGCGCACGGCCTCCTCGATGTGACGGATCGTGAGCTCCAGGAGCTGCATGTTCGACTCGACGGGGATCGCGGCCAGAGCGAGCTCCAGATAGTCGCGCGCGGTCATCTCGCCATCGCGGGTCATGTCCCACGCGGAGGCCATGACGACGCCGCGCGTGAGGGAATCGGTGAGCGAAGCGATGTTCCGGGTGGCGAAGGCCAGGGAATCGGCGTCCATTCGGATCTTCGCATAGGCGAGGTCGCCGTCGTTCACGAGGATGAGGTCCGAGCGGCGCAGGCCCCGGGCCGCTCGGACCGGCGTGCGCTCGCCGTCGACATCGAGCTCCTCGCGGAAGTCGAGCGACAGGGCGCCGGAGTCGTCGAGGGAGTAGCCGGCCACCGCCATGCGGTGCGGGCGCAGCGAGGAGCCCTCGGAGAAGGACTCCTGGAGGACGGCGAGTTCGGCGATGGCGCCGTCCTCGTCCACCGTGATCTCGGGGCGCAGCAGCGTGACCCCCGCTTCCTCGAGCCACACCTTCGACCAGGCCGTCAGGTCGCGGCCGGAGGCCTTCTCGAGCTCGCCGAGGAGATCGGCGAGCGTGGCATTCGCGTAGGAGTGGGCCGTGAGGTACTCGTGCAGGCCCGCGAAGAAGGCGTCGCGCCCCACGTAGGAGACGAGCTGGCGGAGGACGGACGCGCCCTTCGCATAGGTGATGCCGTCGAAGTTCACCTCGACGTCCGCGAGGTCGCGGATCTCAGCGGTGATCGGGTGGGTCGTGGGGAGCTGGTCCTGACGCAGGCCCCAGTCCTTGCGGAGCATGAACCCGGTCCAGGCGTCGACGAACTCGGTGCCCTCGGCGAGGGCCAGGTGGCTCATGAACTCGGCGAAGGACTCGTTGAGCCACAGGTCGTTCCACCACTTCATCGTCACGAGGTCGCCGAACCACATGTGGGCGAGCTCGTGGAGGATCGTGTTCGCGCGGGTCTCGAGCTGGGCCTCGGTCGGGCGGGTGCGGAACACGTAGGCGTCGCGGAAGGTCACGCAGCCCGCGTTCTCCATCGCGCCCGCGTTGTACTCGGGGACGAAGATCTGGTCGTACTTCGTAAAGGGGTAGGCGATGCCGTACTGCTTCTCGAAGAAGTCGAAGCCCTTGCGCGTCGTATCGATGATGCGCTCCGCGTCGAGGTGCTCGAGGAGCGAGGCGCGGCAGTACACGCCCAGGTCGATCGTCCTGCCGTCGGTCGAGACGAGGGAATCGGTCACGCCCTCGTAGGGGCCCGCGACGATCGCGGTGATGTAGGTCGACATGCGCTCGGTCTGCGCGAAACGGTAGATGAGCGCGTCACCCGCAGTCTCGGGCTCGGGCGTCGGCGCGTTCGAGAAGACCTTCCACCCCGCGGGGGCCGTCACGGTGAAGGTGAAGGTCGCCTTGAGGTCGGGCTGCTCGAAGGTCGTGTAGACGCGGCGGGCGTCGGGCACTTCGAACTGGGAGTAGCAGTAGTCCTTCCCGTCGGCCGGGTCGGTGAAGCGGTGCAGGCCCTCGCCCGTGTGCATGTACTGGCAGTCCGCATCGACCTCCAGCACGTTGCGCTCGGCCAGATCCGTCAGCGCGATGCGGTGGTCCCGGTGGATCCCGACCCCGAGCTCCTCGCCGTTGAGGCGGATCGAATGGACATTGGCCGACACGAGGTCGGCGAAGGTCGACGAGCCCGGCTCCGCGGTGAACTCGATGCGGGTCCGTGAGCGGAAGTCGGTGTCGCCGGTGGTGAGGTCCAGCTCGATGTCGTAGTGAAGGACCTCGACGATCTGAGAGCGGGAGGAGGCTTCTTCACGTGTGAGGTTGAGGCCGGGCATGGGGTACCTTTCACTGGCGGATGGGAGCATTCGCGGATAAGTGTCGAGCGCATTTTCGCATTCTGGCCGCTTTCGCGCACCTCGGCGGGTTTCCTCGGATCACCAGATCCGAACGCGCTCGCTTCGCGGCAGGAACATCCCGTCGCCTTCAACCGTGGAGTAGGCGGCGTGGAATGCGTCGATATTGCGCAGGATCTGGTTGCAGCGGAACTCGGCGGGGGAATGGGGGTCGACCGCGAGCATCTGGCGCGCGAACTCGGGCCGCGATGCGGTGCGCCAGGCCCTGGCCCATGCGGTGAAGAACCTTTCGGGGCCGGTCAGGCCGTCGATGACGGGAGCGGTTTCGGGAGTCAGGCCCATCCGCTCGAGGGCATTCGCCCAAGCGCTCCACGCGATCGTCAGGCCCGCGAGGTCGCCGATGTTCTCGCCGACCGTGAGCGCGCCGTTGACGGTCGGCGCGTCCTGGCCCGCCAGGTCCTTGGGCGTGAGGACGTCGTACTGCGCGATGAGGGCCGCGGTGAGCTCCTCGAAGCGTGCGCGATCGTCCTCGTCCCACCAGTTCTCCAGGTTGCCCGCAGCGTCGAAGCGCGATCCCTGATCGTCGAATCCGTGGCCGATCTCGTGGCCGATGACCGCGCCGATCGCCCCGAAGTTCACGGCGTCGTCGGCCTGCGGGTCGAAGAAGGGCGGTTGGAGGATCGCCGCGGGGAAGACGATCTCGTTGAGCGGGGGGTTGTAGTAGGCGTTGACCGTCTGCGGCGTCATGAGCCATTCCTCGCGGTCGACGGGTTCGTTCAAGCGGGAGAACTCGCGCTGCGTCTCGAAGGAGCGGGCCGCCGCGACGATGTCGACGAGGGTCTCGGCGCCGCTGAGGTCGAGGCCGGACATGTCGCGCCACTTCGGCGGGTAGCCGATCTTCGGGCGGAAGGTCGCGAGCTTGGCCAGAGCCTTGGCCTTGGTCTTCTCCCCCATCCACGCGCACTCGCGAATGGCGCGGTCGTAGGCGGCGAGGAGCTCCGTGACGAGGGCGTCCATGCGCTCCTTCGATTCGGGCGGGAAGTGGCGGGCCACCCAGACCCTGCCGAGGGATTCGCCCGCGAGGGATTCGATGAGTCCGAGGGCGCGCTTCCAGCGCGGGCGGAGCTGGCGGGTGCCCGACAGGGTGCGCCCGTAGAAGTCGAAGTTCTCCTCGACGAAGGGGGAGGAGAGCAGCGGGGCCCGCGCATCGAGGAGCGATGCCTTGAGGAACAGGGCGCGTTCGGCCTCGGGCGTGTCGGCCCAGATCGCGGCGGCCGCTGTGAGGAAGTCGGGCTGGTCGACGTTGACGAGGGCGGTGGGGGCGATGCTGAGCCCGGCGGAGGCGGCCCAGGCGTCCCAGTCAAATCCGGGCGCGAGTGCGACGAGTTCGGCCCATGCCATCTGGTTGTCGGAGAGCAGCGGGTCCCGGTTGGACACCGAGTCGCGGTGGTGGGAGGCGAAGCGGGTCTCCAAGGAGATGAGGGCGCGTGCGGCTCGCGCCGGATCCGGCGCGAGCCCGGCGAGTGCGAGGAGGCGTTCGATGTGGGCGGCGTAGGCCTCGCGGATGTCGGCGTAGTCGTCTTCGCGGTAGTAGGACTCGTCGGGCAGGCCGATGCCG is a window encoding:
- a CDS encoding M13 family metallopeptidase, which gives rise to MTDEIRARVLDPASTDPSVRPQDDFYRSVNGRWIREHEIPADRPIDGAFHALRDLSEERGRQIAQDAAAGALDDADAPLIASLWTAFMDEAGVEAKGLDPLRPSFGLIDSAARTGELDALSGRLMAEGVGSFFGVYVGTHPHDSDVRMLTFVQSGIGLPDESYYREDDYADIREAYAAHIERLLALAGLAPDPARAARALISLETRFASHHRDSVSNRDPLLSDNQMAWAELVALAPGFDWDAWAASAGLSIAPTALVNVDQPDFLTAAAAIWADTPEAERALFLKASLLDARAPLLSSPFVEENFDFYGRTLSGTRQLRPRWKRALGLIESLAGESLGRVWVARHFPPESKERMDALVTELLAAYDRAIRECAWMGEKTKAKALAKLATFRPKIGYPPKWRDMSGLDLSGAETLVDIVAAARSFETQREFSRLNEPVDREEWLMTPQTVNAYYNPPLNEIVFPAAILQPPFFDPQADDAVNFGAIGAVIGHEIGHGFDDQGSRFDAAGNLENWWDEDDRARFEELTAALIAQYDVLTPKDLAGQDAPTVNGALTVGENIGDLAGLTIAWSAWANALERMGLTPETAPVIDGLTGPERFFTAWARAWRTASRPEFARQMLAVDPHSPAEFRCNQILRNIDAFHAAYSTVEGDGMFLPRSERVRIW
- the pepN gene encoding aminopeptidase N, with product MPGLNLTREEASSRSQIVEVLHYDIELDLTTGDTDFRSRTRIEFTAEPGSSTFADLVSANVHSIRLNGEELGVGIHRDHRIALTDLAERNVLEVDADCQYMHTGEGLHRFTDPADGKDYCYSQFEVPDARRVYTTFEQPDLKATFTFTVTAPAGWKVFSNAPTPEPETAGDALIYRFAQTERMSTYITAIVAGPYEGVTDSLVSTDGRTIDLGVYCRASLLEHLDAERIIDTTRKGFDFFEKQYGIAYPFTKYDQIFVPEYNAGAMENAGCVTFRDAYVFRTRPTEAQLETRANTILHELAHMWFGDLVTMKWWNDLWLNESFAEFMSHLALAEGTEFVDAWTGFMLRKDWGLRQDQLPTTHPITAEIRDLADVEVNFDGITYAKGASVLRQLVSYVGRDAFFAGLHEYLTAHSYANATLADLLGELEKASGRDLTAWSKVWLEEAGVTLLRPEITVDEDGAIAELAVLQESFSEGSSLRPHRMAVAGYSLDDSGALSLDFREELDVDGERTPVRAARGLRRSDLILVNDGDLAYAKIRMDADSLAFATRNIASLTDSLTRGVVMASAWDMTRDGEMTARDYLELALAAIPVESNMQLLELTIRHIEEAVRTFVAPSARARALNDVAARLLLLAHTAPSGSDAQTMLVRAAARSASAPEHFETIRRLYTGEETLDGLDLDLDCRWTLLTALVRGGVAGEAEIAALEAEDGTMTGRQNAAAARAAVMDESVRRSTFDAVMTDQSIPNDTRWAMISGFWAQARTAPEAYAAFVPEYFESLERVWSDYTFHIAEDLVTLMFPSLIAGYAQGVDVVAAGEEWIAAHPQVSQALIRILRERIDVARRQIAAQGVDA
- a CDS encoding PRD domain-containing protein; its protein translation is MELLRVFNNNVVLARRGDGVDVILTGRGLGFQAKAGAPVDESKIVKVFVPADGRDPDHMGQLLADIPPEHIQMVVAAMREAGIPDAQSPTLVLALADHLGFALARARAGQIVEYPLTGEVVNLYPDEYAKADALRRALGARADVGLPEAETTAFTLHLVNAGFASGDLSWTYTMTGVIQQILEIAETGLGLAVDPASISAGRFITHLRYLFVRIRREDQLCDHTLAVVQSIVDSYPREHDCARTIARLIELRLGTALSDDEIAYLTLHLARLSGPEHRT